A window of Rubricoccus marinus contains these coding sequences:
- a CDS encoding M24 family metallopeptidase: MSSRLDAIRARAEASGAASAVVTHLADIRWAVGFTGSNGVLVVTPEAAHFVTDGRYSVQARREVTSAEVHVPGYQLWEHIAESGWLRSASGAAFQSDHMTVQQRQKLDGLFGDVRWVPVAEMLVEDVAAKTPAEVEAVRQAQALTCEVFVSLLPLLQSGITEQEIATHIITEHLKRGASQMAFEPIVGSGPNGALPHARAGSRALQAGDLVVIDMGGYLDGYASDLTRTVAIGEPGEEARAAYAAVLAAQEAAIAGASAGVTGAALDALARGVLDDAGLAEYFTHSLGHGVGLDVHEWPRLSSAVQHVLPEGATVTIEPGVYVPDRFGLRIEDIIALTSTGCDNLTPLAKDLLVL, translated from the coding sequence GTGAGCTCACGCTTAGACGCCATCCGCGCCCGCGCCGAAGCCTCTGGCGCTGCGTCGGCCGTGGTCACGCACCTGGCTGACATCCGCTGGGCTGTCGGCTTTACGGGCTCCAATGGTGTGCTCGTGGTCACGCCAGAGGCGGCGCACTTTGTCACCGACGGCCGGTACAGTGTTCAGGCGCGGCGAGAGGTGACAAGCGCCGAGGTCCACGTTCCAGGGTATCAGCTCTGGGAGCACATCGCCGAGAGCGGGTGGCTCCGCTCGGCCTCTGGCGCCGCATTCCAGTCGGACCATATGACCGTGCAGCAGCGGCAGAAGCTGGACGGGTTGTTTGGAGACGTTCGGTGGGTGCCAGTGGCGGAGATGCTGGTGGAAGACGTCGCGGCTAAAACACCGGCGGAGGTAGAGGCTGTACGGCAGGCTCAGGCCCTAACATGTGAGGTCTTTGTATCCCTGCTTCCGTTATTGCAATCGGGCATTACAGAACAGGAGATCGCTACGCACATCATCACCGAGCACCTCAAAAGGGGAGCATCGCAGATGGCGTTCGAGCCCATCGTCGGGTCGGGCCCCAATGGAGCGCTTCCACACGCTAGGGCAGGCTCCCGAGCTCTTCAGGCAGGCGATCTCGTCGTGATTGACATGGGCGGCTACCTCGACGGCTACGCCTCGGATCTGACCCGCACAGTCGCGATCGGCGAGCCGGGCGAAGAAGCGCGAGCGGCTTACGCAGCCGTTCTCGCGGCGCAAGAGGCCGCCATCGCGGGCGCCTCCGCAGGGGTGACAGGCGCGGCGCTGGACGCCCTCGCCAGAGGCGTCTTGGACGACGCGGGGCTGGCGGAGTACTTCACGCACAGCCTCGGTCACGGCGTCGGCTTGGACGTGCACGAATGGCCCCGGCTCTCCAGCGCCGTGCAACACGTACTCCCCGAAGGCGCGACCGTCACGATCGAACCGGGGGTGTACGTTCCGGACCGCTTCGGCCTCCGGATCGAGGACATCATCGCGCTCACCTCTACCGGCTGTGACAACCTGACGCCTCTGGCGAAGGACCTGCTCGTTCTCTAG
- the guaB gene encoding IMP dehydrogenase, producing MSKIAFEGLTYDDVLLVPARSSVMPRDASTQSRITRNITVNIPLVSAAMDTVTEANMAIAMARAGGIGVLHKNVIPEQQAAFVRRVKRSESGMIQDPIVLRPAHTVGDARQRMAHYHIGGIPVVDDEGHLVGIVTNRDLRFEHKHERPLAEIMTRTPLVTAPMGTTLDEAEAILQEHKIEKLPVVDGETHLRGLITFKDIQKKKKHPHACKDEFGRLRVGAAVGVGGDSMERVAALADAEVDFVVVDTAHGHSEGVLGAVERIKSDHPGLDVIAGNVATPEATEDLILAGADAVKVGIGPGSICTTRVVAGVGVPQLTAVLRCAEAAARYDVPVIADGGVKQTGDIPKALAAGASTVMIGGLFAGVEESPGDTVLYEGRRYKNYRGMGSLGAMEAGSKDRYFQDAEDDLKKLVPEGIAGRVPYKGTLEEVVYQMVGGLRAALGYCGCDSVEALRERAQFVRITGAGLRESHPHDITITQEAPNYSTRS from the coding sequence ATGTCCAAAATCGCATTCGAAGGGCTCACCTACGACGACGTGTTGCTCGTCCCGGCCCGCTCGTCCGTGATGCCGCGCGACGCGTCCACACAGAGCCGCATCACGCGCAACATCACGGTCAACATCCCGCTGGTCTCGGCCGCGATGGACACCGTGACGGAGGCCAACATGGCCATCGCGATGGCCCGCGCGGGCGGCATCGGCGTGCTGCACAAGAACGTGATTCCCGAGCAGCAGGCCGCGTTCGTGCGCCGCGTCAAGCGCTCCGAGAGCGGCATGATCCAGGATCCAATCGTGCTCCGCCCGGCGCACACGGTCGGCGACGCGCGCCAGAGGATGGCGCACTACCACATCGGAGGCATCCCCGTCGTGGACGACGAAGGGCACTTGGTAGGCATCGTGACAAACCGCGACCTCCGCTTCGAGCACAAGCACGAGCGGCCTCTGGCGGAGATCATGACCCGCACGCCGCTCGTGACCGCGCCGATGGGCACGACGCTGGACGAGGCCGAGGCGATCCTGCAGGAGCACAAGATAGAGAAGCTGCCCGTCGTGGACGGTGAGACGCACCTCCGGGGGCTCATCACGTTCAAGGACATCCAGAAAAAGAAGAAGCACCCGCACGCGTGCAAGGACGAGTTCGGCCGCTTGCGCGTCGGCGCCGCTGTCGGCGTCGGGGGCGACTCTATGGAGCGCGTCGCCGCGCTCGCTGATGCCGAGGTGGACTTCGTGGTGGTGGACACCGCGCACGGCCACTCCGAAGGCGTGCTCGGCGCCGTGGAGCGGATCAAGTCCGATCACCCCGGCCTGGACGTGATCGCGGGCAACGTCGCCACGCCAGAGGCCACCGAGGACCTCATCCTGGCCGGCGCCGACGCTGTGAAGGTGGGCATCGGTCCCGGCAGCATCTGCACCACACGCGTCGTAGCGGGAGTCGGCGTACCACAGTTGACCGCAGTCCTCCGCTGCGCCGAGGCTGCTGCGCGGTACGACGTGCCCGTAATCGCCGACGGTGGCGTGAAACAAACCGGCGACATTCCCAAGGCTCTGGCCGCTGGCGCGAGTACGGTCATGATCGGCGGCCTGTTTGCGGGCGTCGAGGAAAGCCCAGGCGACACGGTGCTGTACGAAGGCCGTCGCTACAAGAACTACCGGGGCATGGGATCGCTCGGCGCGATGGAGGCGGGGTCCAAGGACCGCTACTTCCAGGACGCCGAGGACGACCTCAAAAAGCTCGTGCCCGAGGGCATCGCGGGCCGCGTGCCGTACAAGGGGACGCTTGAGGAAGTGGTCTACCAGATGGTCGGCGGACTGCGCGCTGCGCTGGGCTACTGCGGCTGCGACAGCGTCGAGGCGTTGCGCGAGCGCGCACAGTTCGTGCGCATTACCGGCGCCGGTCTCCGCGAGAGCCACCCGCACGACATCACGATCACGCAAGAGGCTCCCAACTACTCCACGCGCTCGTGA
- a CDS encoding pseudouridine synthase has protein sequence MAERRRTPAQHTKGRKRASRANRQRPEPQAPASITEEVRLNRFLARAGVASRRGADDIIAERRVRVNGEIVTEMGSKVSPTDRVEVDGRPITPAGLVYILLNKPTDTITTADDEKGRKTVLDLVDLEGGEGDALFPVGRLDRNTTGALLLTTDGDLAHRLMHPRYGANKLYLATTERPVTAPEIEALRAGVELEDGLAKADQVGYVDEDKRKVALALHEGRNRQVRRMLEHLGHEVNALERVGYAGLDLSGLRRGRWRRLQAHEVNMLRRSVKLKAIVF, from the coding sequence ATGGCTGAACGCCGACGCACCCCCGCCCAGCACACGAAGGGACGCAAGCGCGCCTCACGCGCCAACCGCCAGAGGCCCGAGCCGCAGGCCCCGGCCTCCATCACCGAGGAGGTCCGGCTCAACCGCTTCCTCGCCCGTGCGGGCGTCGCCAGCCGCCGCGGGGCGGACGACATCATCGCCGAGCGCCGCGTGCGCGTCAACGGCGAGATCGTGACCGAGATGGGCTCCAAGGTGAGCCCAACGGACCGTGTGGAGGTCGACGGCCGGCCCATCACGCCCGCCGGTCTGGTCTACATCCTGCTCAACAAGCCGACCGACACCATCACGACGGCGGACGACGAGAAGGGCCGCAAAACGGTGCTCGATCTCGTGGACCTCGAAGGGGGAGAGGGGGACGCGCTGTTCCCCGTCGGCCGTCTGGACCGCAACACGACGGGCGCGCTGCTGCTCACGACCGACGGCGACCTCGCGCACCGGCTTATGCACCCGCGTTACGGCGCGAACAAGCTGTACCTCGCCACAACTGAGCGCCCCGTCACGGCGCCCGAGATCGAAGCGCTCCGCGCCGGCGTCGAGCTCGAAGACGGCCTCGCCAAAGCCGACCAGGTCGGCTACGTAGACGAGGACAAGCGTAAAGTCGCCCTCGCGCTCCACGAAGGGCGCAACCGCCAGGTCCGCCGAATGCTGGAGCACCTCGGGCACGAGGTCAACGCCCTCGAACGTGTGGGCTACGCCGGGCTGGACCTCAGCGGTCTCCGCCGAGGCCGCTGGCGCCGTCTCCAGGCCCACGAGGTCAACATGCTCCGCCGCTCCGTCAAACTGAAAGCCATCGTGTTCTAG